The genomic stretch ACGGTTTTCGTAGTGTTTTAGGTAGTTTTAGTGGACATCGACGGAAAGGGGTAGTCAAAATCTGCACTGTGGGCATAAAGGAAGCGGTTTTTTTGTGTCAGACTTTTTTTGAGTAATTGGATGTTTTCAATTTTTTTTGAAAGTTTGTTTTGATTTGATTGCGTGAGGCATGCGGAGGGTGGGCGTTAGCCCAGTGCGTAGCGAAGCGAAGCACCGAAGCGTTAGCGTAGCCCGCAGCACGCCGACCTTGCCCACACAAGCGCAAGCGAAGTGTGGGCAAGGACACGCCCAAAAAAATAAAAACTTAACCTTCATCTCAAAATAAACTCAACCTGTTTAATTTTTTGAGTACTTATAGCTCGCAGTAGTTATTTTTGCAATTAAGATAGAGCAAATTGAGAGTAAAAAACCTGCCAAGCAAAGAAATGAGAGACTTTGTTTTATTGCTAAGCCTCTGCCTATGGACTATAAACGTACAAAGTCAATTTTCAAATACCTATAACAAAACTTTATTGGAAGCCCAAAAAAAGTTAGAAATATACGATGCCCAAAGCGCTAAACAACTGTGCTACAAAGTTCAAAACACAATTAAACCTAACACTTCTGACTATTTTTTATGGCATCAAATTTTAGCTAAAAGTGAGGCTTTAGCCGCAAACTACACTACTGCTTTAGAAATATGGGAAAAAGCCCACAAAGATAAAAATACCCCCTTGTATTACTATTACAAAATACTTTGGCTCAAAGAACGTGGAAACTACAAACAGGCTTATGAAGAAGTTTACCTTTGGCAACAAATAGAAAAACGTAGAAACACCGCTGACTACATTACCGCCAACCTTTTACTTGTTGAGCTTAACCTTTTGCTGTCCAACTATACGCCCATTAAGCCAATATTACAAGAAATAGAAAAACTTACACAAGATTTATACGGCACGCAACATCCTGTTTATTACCAAGTTTTAGCCCAATTGGCACTGTATCACAAAGAAATGCAGGAATACAAACTTTCTGAACAGTACTTTATGCAGATTTTGCCCTACTACCGAGAAGAAAATAATATAGAATACGCGTACTTAACTGCACAGCTTTCAGGAATGTATGCTAAAATAGGCAGCTATGACCGCGCCAAAGAAATTTTACAAAAAGCCGAAGAACGGTTACAAACTACTAAGTACATGCCCCTGTCCGTTTTTTATACTGTCTTGTCCCAAAAAGTAGATATCTACCAAGAAGTAGGTAAATACGATGAGGTACAAAAAACCTTAACTTATTTAGAACAAAAAATTTTACAACAATCTCATAATCAACATCCTTTGTATGCTTTAACCTTGTACAGAAAAGCAAAATACCTTTTTCACACAGCTCAATACATTGAAGCTGAAGAATATGCACAGCAAGCTCTAAATATACTTACTTCACAATGGGATGAGTATCATATTCACGTACACGAACTCAAAGCTTTGGCAGCAAACATAGCCTTAGCTTTGGGGCAGTCGAATACTGCTAAACGTATTCTTCAAAGTTTAATTTCTATCCAAGCTGAACAGTTAGGATATTACCATCCTCTGTACTTGGAAAATATTCAGTTTTTAGCCCGGATTTATATGCAGGAACGCAATTTCTCGCTTGCAGCTAACTTAATGGAAAAAGCTTACCACTATGCGCAACAAAACGCTCATCTCACTGCATCTACTCGCTTACGTATTTACATGGACTACCAATACTTAAAAAGTTTATCCAATCCCAAAGAATATTCTTACACTGCATGGAATTCCATAGAACAAGAACTCTCTTTTCAGCAGCAGCATAGCCAACTAGCGCTTTGCTACATTCAGCAAGCAGAAATTTTTTTAATTGCTCAAAAATATGATAGCGCACAGCATAAAGTTCAACAGGCTTTGCTTATTTTACAGTCCTCTGTAACCTGCAATCCTACTCTACTTGTCCAAAGTTATCACATATTAGCTAAGAGCTACTTTTATACAAAGCCTGATAGTGCTTTGTACTGCTACCAAGCAGCTCTCAAACATTTATTTACGCTTACACAAGAACTATTCCCCTACATGAACGAACATGAACAACTATATTGGTATCAAAAAATGTATGCTTTGTTAGAAGAGTATCAACAGTTTTCAGTACAACATATTGACTTACAGCAGCAAAATCATCAATACATGGTAATTTTTGAATTATACTGCAAGTCTATTTTATTGAGAACGCACCAAAAATTCAGAATTTCTGTATCAAATGTTCAAAGTCAAGAGCTTAAAACTTACTTTCAAGAATGGCAGCATAACAAAAAGCTATTGATACAAGGTTTATTTAACTTTTACCAGCATTTGAACGTGGACAGCATTCAAAAACAAGCCGCACAAATAGAACGTTATCTCCGTACGCATCTAAACTTTGAAACACAACGTTTATTCAAGCTCTACACTTGGCAAGAAGTTCTCAATGCTATCCCTGACAGCAGTGCTTTGTGGCTGACAATACGTATTCCTGTTAAAAAAGATAGTCTGTATTACCTGCACTACTTGATAGAAAAGAAAAATTTGTATCCCAAGTACATTCTACAAAAAAATGGCAACTACATAGAACAGGAAGTTATATTAAAATACAAAAAGTACATAAAAGGTGTTTTTGATGTTCAGGAACAAGTGTATGAGCATTTTTGGCGACCTATACAAGATGCTTTATTTAACACTACAAAAATTTACTATATTCCTGATGGCGTTTTTTATCAAGTCAATCCTAATACTTTGTATGATATTGAGAAAGAGGAGTATCTACTGCTAAGTTATGACTTTTACTGCATCAACCATATTGAGGATATAAGTACAGTCATACAAACTGATGACATAACAAGCCGCACTGCAGTACTTTTTGGTTATCCTGACTATGCAATGGAAAAAATGAATACGGATAGTACAAGAGGGTATTTATTACCTTTACCAGGTACAAAAGCAGAAGTAGAAAACATTAAGAAACTACTCCAAAGACAAAATTGGAAGGTGCAAGTGTATCTTTCCCAACAGGCTACAGAAGACAACCTTAAAAAAATTCACAATCCTGCGATATTACACATTGCTACGCACGGTTTTTACATTGACAACTCCAAAAACAAATTTTTACAAAAGCGAATAGGAATAAGTGATAGTGCGTTATATTCTATTCCTTTGCTACGTTCAGGGCTGATGTTGGCAGGCGCTGAAAAGACATTAGAAAGCTCATATCATAGCTCTATTGATGATGGAATACTCTTAGGATATGAAGCCCAGCACTTAAATTTAGAAAACACAGAGTTAGTTGTGCTTAGTGCATGCGAAACAGGATTAGGAAGTGTGATGGCAGGTGAAGGTATATTTGGTTTGCAGCGAGCTTTTGAAATGGCAGGTGCAAAAACTGTTATGACCAGCTTGTGGAATGTCAATGATAACGCCACTCAACTACTCATGACTTACTTTTATTCTTTTTGGCTAAACTATCGGAATAAACAAACTGCCTTAAAAATGGCACAAATCGCAGTAATGAAAGAATACAGCTATCCATACTATTGGGGTGCCTTTGTGTTGGTTTATTGAAAATTAGTTGTCTTGTTCGTATTCTTGGTAAAATTTGATAAAAACTTCTAAGCTGTTTCGCCCATTCTCATATTCTTTATGAATACCATCATTAGGTACAGGTTTGTAGATGAGCGTATTTAAATTGCGATTAGTAATTACAAATACATTGTTCAATGTAGAATTGCAAAAATCTTTCATAGAAGGGTCGTTTTTAAGCTGCTGGGCATATTGTTTAGCTTGTCTTTTGTCGGGAAAAGTAGAGATATAAATTAAACTCAAAGTGTCGTTGTAAATGTTATCATTAACCATTAAATTGCTTGTAGAATAGAATTTAGAATTAAAGTCAGCAATCTTAATTTTAGCAGTGTTGAGATTCTTTTTGCTATCTATATAGAGAAATACCACTATTTTGTCTGTCGGTTTAACTTCGGGGTCGAATTCAAGGGTAACTTTGGAGATATTTTCTTTATTTTTTTCTAACGTAGCCAATAGCCCTCTAACTTGACCAATAAAAGGTGCTTTGGGAAAGTGCCTGTCTATAAAACGGTATTCCGCAATAAGGCTATCGGGTTTATCTAATTCCTTATACGCATACGCGCGTAAAAAATGGAATTTTGCTATCTCTTCATTTTTAGGGTTGGGGCGTATAACTTGGTCGCATAAAGCAATAGTACGTTCAAATTCTTTGTTTTCATAAAGTGCAATAGCTTGGGCATAAAGTTGATTCATGCTATCTCTAAAAGCAACTTGTTTGTTAGCTTTGCCCATAATTAACTGTGTATATTCGTGGTCAGGGTAGTTTTGGATGAGTAAATTTTTGTAGTACTCTGCTTTTTGGGGATTATTAAGCTTTTTGTAAGCTCCATAGAGCGAAAAATAAATAGAAGGCTTATATTTAGTATCTGGAAAGCGTTTGAGCGTATTTTCAAATGTATATTGAGCAGAATCAGGCATATTAAAGCCAATATAGAAAGTATTTCCCAACTGGTACATTGCTTCTTCCACTTCTGCAAGCATCTTATTGCGCTCTGCATCATTTTTGGGTACATTTTTTAGGTAGGTTTCTCGCATCAAAAGAGGGTTTTTAGGTTTATTTTTGGGGTCATTTGTGTTTTTATTTGGGTCGTTATTTGCATTAGAAGAAAAATCTTCAAACTTAATTCCTTCCGAGTACTTCCAGTTGTCGCCGTACACTCTATCTCCCCATAGCCGCTTAAATTCTGCTTTACCTTGAGCTACCACAGCAGGATTATCAAAATAAAAAGTACCTCCTGTTGTGTTGAAAGTAGTTTTAGGAAGATCATCTCTCATAGGGTCTATGAAGTTAGAGCCACTATTTTTTTTCTCTTCTTGTTTTTGTAGTTCTTTTTCTTTTTTCTTGATGATAGCATCAATAATGGCATACTGCTCTTTTTGGGGAAGCAAACTAAATTGAATCAAGCTATCTTTTTCACGAATAATTTTAGTGTACTTAACGTAGTCAGAAAGATTTTTTTTAATAGCTTCTGCTTTCTCTGATTCTTGGTTAGCTTTACCTGAACTCTTAAAAGCAGCTGCGGCGCTATCGTAATAGGCTTCAGCTAAAACGAATTTGTTTAATGGACTAAAATAGACATCTCCCAATTTGTTATAGGCTAGTCCTTTTTGATAGGCATTTTTTGTACTTAGTTTAGCTGATTTTTTGTAAGCATGGATAGCTTTTTGATAGTTTTTATTACGTACTTCAATATTTCCAAGTTCGTAATAAATTTGGTCGTAGTTATCGCTGTTTTTGTCATCGGCAATCATACGTTTGAGGGTGCGAGTAACTTTTTTATTTTGTTTGTTACTTGTATCAGCTAAATACGCATGTACTTGTCCAAGCTTGGCATTGAAAGTAAACTCATAGTGTGTATTTCGTTTCATAGCTTGCGTGAAAGCTTCAAAAGCTTTGTTTTTTTGACCTTGGCGTACATATAGTTGTCCCAAAATAAAATAATAGTGGTTTTTTTCTTTGCGCCTGCGAGTGAGTTTGACAGCTTGTTCTAAATTCTCAATTACTAATGGATAGTTTTTTTGCTTAGCAAAGTAAAAAGCGTTCAGTACATAAAAATCTTTTCGTATGCGTTTGGGGATATTTTTTTTGCTTAGGTATTCATCAATAATTTTTTTACCTGCGAGATTATCATCTGCAGCAATTTTAGATTTAGCTAGCCATACTGCGCAGTCATTTTTGTATTTAGTTTTTTCGAACCGTTTTTCGGTAAGCAAGTATGCAAAAGATTGGGCAGCACTGAAATAGTCCCCTTTGTAAAAACGTGCTAATCCAATATAAAAGAAGCAGTCATCTACCCAACGGCTATTTTTGTGGTCTGTAATGGCAATAGACATTTTTTTGACAGTTTCATCAAACTTTTGGAATTCAGCTTTATTTTGATTGACATCTAATGAGAGGTAAATAGGCAGTATTTCATTAAAATCGTATTTGTAGTTGTTTTCTATGTTTTTGACAGCTTCTAGGTACTTCATTTTGCCGTTAAAAAAGCGGTTGTAGTGGGCAGTAGTGTTGTGGTATAGTAAGCTTGGAATACTTTTATTTAATGAACCGTCAGGCTTAGTTGCTCGGCAGGCTATCAAAAGCGGTACTATGCTGAACCAAATCATTTTTATCCATAGCTGCCCATATATTCTCATACTACAAAGATAAGCATAAGTGTTTATTTAGAGGTAGGTTTTTAGGTTTGTATTTAGGAACAATTTTTTGGGCGTGCCCTTGCCCACACTTCGCTTGCGCTGGTGTGGGCAAGGTCGGCGTGCTTCGGGCTACGCTATCGCTTCGGTGCTTCGCTTCGCTCCGCACTGGGCTAACGCCCACCCTCCGCATGCCTCACGCAAATTAACTAAAAAAACCACTTTCAATAGAATTTTTCGTCGTTTTTTTTCATACTAGTAAAATAAATTGTATCTTTGCTACTATGATAGATAAAATCGATATTGAAAAAGTCCTTTTTATGGACAGTGAAACTGTACCTATGACCGAAAAATATGAAAACTTACCCGAACGTTTTCAAAAATTATGGGACAAAAAAACAAAAAACAAAAGAGGTGAACAATCTCCTGAACAATATTTTGAAGAGCAAGGTGGCGTTTTAGCTGAATTTGGTAAAATCGTTTGTATTAGTGTAGGTATAGTCAAAAAAAATCAGCAGTCAGGCGAGCTAGAACTTAATTTATACTCTTTTTACAACGAGGAAGAAAAAAAATTATTAGAAACATTCAAAAAAGCTTTGGACCACCGTTGGAGCATAGGAAAAGTGTCCTATATATGCGCGCATAATGGTAAAGAATTTGACTTCCCCTATATATGCCGCCGAATGTTAATCAACCGAATAGGAATACCTCTACCTTTTCAAATACAAGGCAAAAAACCTTGGGAAATTACTCATCTTTTAGACACAATGGAACTATGGAAGTTCGGAGATAACAAAAATTTCACCAGTTTGGATCTACTAGCCGCTGTGTTTGACATTCCTACTCCCAAAAGTGAAATGGATGGTAGTCAAGTAAAGGGAGTATATTATCAAGATAAAGACCTTGAAAAAATTGCAACATACTGTGAAAAAGATGTAACAACTTTGGTACAAGTATTTTTAGCTTTACGCGGAGAAAATCCTATTGCAGAGCAAAATATCATACGTCATACAAAAGTAAATCAAACTACGAGCTAAAAAGCAAAGTTTTTTGAACACTAAACTGTTTCACCTGCACAAAAAACACTCAAAGTTGAAATTACAGCTTTTGACACATATTGCAAATTTTTGCATTTTGTGTTGATAAAATCAAAAAGTATACCTATTTTCGCAGATACATTTCATGTTTATGAAAAAAATCTTGCTGTATTTATTTTCTTGCTCATTGTTTTTGAGTGCATTAGGTCAAGATCCGCAGTTTTCACAGTTCTATGCCGCTAAGCTGTATCTGAACCCCGCCTTTGCAGGTTCAGGTGTGGGACCAAGAGCAACTTTAATATATAGAAATCAATGGCCTGGATTGGGTAAAAGCTATAATACTTTCAGCGCCGCTTACGATCAAACTTTGTTATTCGGATCTTCACACAAGGGCGGAAAACGTGTAAAAAGAATACTTACACATGGTGTAGGGGGGCTTATTACTGTAGATAGAGCAGGTGAAGGTAACCTAGAATCTCTAGACTTTAGCGCTATCTACTCAGCTAATTTCAATTTAGGAGGCTCTAATTTGCTCATTGGCGGACAAGCAGGATTCGCTCAAAAAAGTATAGACTTTTATTTGCTTACTTTCGGTAACCAGCTTGATCCTCGAACAGGATTTAATAGTAGCCTACCCTCAGGAGAAAATTTACCCCCATCTCGCACTATTACTTATACTGACTTTGCAGGCGGAATTGAATGGTATAATAAATACCTGTACGTAGGTTTTAGCGCACACCACTTAACTCAACCTAATCAATCTTTACTCTTGTATGGACAAAATGCCCAGCTTCCTATGCGACTTACAGGTAACATAGGAGGATTATTTCCTATAAATGAAAAAGCTAACATTGGATTTGGAGGTCTATACAGAAAACAAGGACCTTTTACACAGATAGATTTAGGCGTTTATGGGAATTACAAAATGCTTCTATTAGGTTCTTGGTATCGTTTGAATGATGCCGTCATTTTATTAGCAGGAGTTAAATTAGGTATGTTTACCGTAGGCTACAGCTATGATATTACTACCTCAAATATGCGAGGCTATGGACTTGGGGCACATGAAATTTCTTTTAATGTAGAAATAGAGCAAACTCATAAACTCAAACCTAAACGGTTTAACAAGCTTCCCTGCCCAAGATTTTAATACAAAAAATATATGACTGAAAATCAGTATTTTACAAAGTTTTTGAATAAAAACCACATAAATATTCATACAAAAATTTGCATACTTAAACATTTCGTTGTAAATTGCATAAAAATTCAAACAATGAGATAAATCTATACTCAAATTCAACCGATGTACGAATATGAGAAGGCTTAATCATATAGCAGTTTTTACTGTAATCTTGAGTCTTGCAGCAATTACTACGGGGTGCTTCAAGAAAAAAGATAACCGTACGCGCGTATCCCAAGTTACAGGGCAAAGATTTGGGGAGGATACTCCTTTCACTGTGGAAAAGTACCAAGAACAAGAAGCAGGACCTGGTCTAGTTTTTATTCCAGGTGCCACTATGCACCTTGGAAACTCTGAACAAGATATTGGTTACGACATGGATGCTCGCCCACGCCAAGTAACAGTTTCTTCTTTCTACATGGACGAATGTGAAATCTCAAACTTGGATTGGAAACAATTTTTGTATGGTCTAAAAGACAGTATCCCCGCAGAAGATGAGAAATTCAAACTCTATATTCCCGATACAATGGTATGGTTCAGAGAATTAGCGTTTAATGACCCTTACACTAAGGTATATTTTCAACATCCTGCATATAATTTATATCCCGTAGTAGGTATCACTTGGCTACAAACTCAAGAATTTTGCAAATGGAGAACAACAATTGTAAATGGAAAATTAGCTCAAGATAACCCCCCTACTGTAACTGACCCTGACGCAGCCCGCTACCAAAGAGTAGTATATCCTGAATATCGTCTGCCTACAGAAGCAGAATGGGAATACGCAGCACGGGGCGGACTATATAATGAACTCTATCCTTGGGAAGGACACACTACCCGCAGACCTAAACGCGGAGAATGGCGAGCTAACTTCTACCATGGGCGTGGAGATTATGCAGGCTGGCATTCCGAAGCTGCTGATTGGACACCTCGCACTACAGATGACGTATATGCCATTCCCACTGACACAAGATGGGGCGAACCTAATAACTACGGCTTATATAATATGGCAGGTAACGTAGCTGAATGGGTACAAGATACTTATCGTATCCTTACTTATGAAGATGCCGATGACCTAAATCCTCACCGTAGAAATGACCGACTAGATGGAGATAACCGCTATGTTACTTCAGGTGAATACTTTACCGCAACCCCTAGCAATCTTGCTAACGTAAGCCGTGCCAACAGCGCAACTTTGATAGGCGAACGCACTAAAGTATATCGCGGAGGTTCTTGGAAAGATGTGGCTTACTACATGACTTGCGGCGCAAGACGCCATGAACAAGATACTTCTCGTTCTGCTACTATTGGCTTCCGCTGCGCTATGACTCGTGTAGGTTCATCTCGCATTAGTAACTAAGCACTTTACTAACAATCCAACAATATATTCAAAGTGCATACTTGAAAAAGTATGCACTTATTTTTTATTTTTTTGTTTTTACTTTTGCAATATGCAGATAAGCCACAGTCAAGAATTGTTTCAAGAAGCCAAAAAATATATACCTGGCGGAGTAAATTCGCCTGTTAGAGCCTTTAAAAGTGTAGGGGGAAATCCTGTTTTTATTAAGTACGCCAAAGGTGCATATTTATTTGATGAGGATGGAAATTCATATATAGACCTTATCAACTCTTGGGGTCCCATGATTTTAGGGCATGCTTATCCACCTATTGTAGAAGCAGTGCAACAAGCTAGTACTAATTCCTTTTCATACGGAGCCCCTACTCGTATAGAAGTAGAAATGGCTAAACTAATATGCGAACTCGTTCCCTCTATTGAAAAAGTACGCATGGTAAACTCAGGTACAGAAGCTACTATGAGTGCCATACGTGCCGCACGGGGATATACCAACCGAGATAAAATTATCAAATTCGCAGGTTGTTATCATGGGCATGGAGATAGTTTTTTAGTAGATGCAGGTAGCGGCGCTCTAACTTTTGGAGTTCCTAATAGTGCAGGTGTAACCAAAGGCACTGCAAAAGACACTATATCTTTACCGTTTAATGACCTCAACGCAGTAAAACAAGCTGTTGCCCAAAATAAAGGTGAAATTGCAGCAATTATCTTAGAACCAATTGTGGGTAACATGGGCTGCGTACCTGCTAAAAAAGAATTTTTACAAGGATTAAGAGAACTTTGTACCCAGGAAGGTATTGTGTTGATTTTTGATGAAGTAATGACAGGTTTTAGAATCAGCTTAGGTGGTGCCCAAGAGTATTACGGCGTCCAGCCAGATATGACCACATTAGGTAAAATTATCGGCGGGGGATTGCCCGTAGGGGCTTACGGCGGTAAAGCAGAAATTATGGACTGTGTGGCACCTGTGGGAAAAGTATATCAAGCAGGAACATTAAGCGGAAATCCCATAGCCATGACCGCAGGATACACTACTCTCCGCATACTCGCCGATAATCCTGACCTACTTAATCAGTTAAATAAAAAAGCAATAGCGATTGGAGAAGGTATAAAAAATAATCTTAAAAAACTTGGACTAAATTATCAATTCAATCAAGTAAACTCAATGTTTACATTATTTTTTACTGAAACGCCTGTTACAGATTTATCTACTGCGCTTACTTCAGACACACAGCGGTTTGCACAGTACTTTCATTATAATTTGAGAAACGGTATTTATTTAGCCCCCAGCCAATTTGAAGCTATGTTTGTCAGCTGTGCTATTTCTGATGAAGACATTGAAAAAATCATCAAAGTAAGTTATGATGCCTTAGTGCATATTCATGAACTTAAAAACGTACATTAAAATCTCTATCAAGCTATGATACAGAAATACTTCTCATTAGTAAAATTTTCGCATACCATATTTGCCATGCCTTTTGCTATA from Bacteroidia bacterium encodes the following:
- a CDS encoding tetratricopeptide repeat protein, with product MRIYGQLWIKMIWFSIVPLLIACRATKPDGSLNKSIPSLLYHNTTAHYNRFFNGKMKYLEAVKNIENNYKYDFNEILPIYLSLDVNQNKAEFQKFDETVKKMSIAITDHKNSRWVDDCFFYIGLARFYKGDYFSAAQSFAYLLTEKRFEKTKYKNDCAVWLAKSKIAADDNLAGKKIIDEYLSKKNIPKRIRKDFYVLNAFYFAKQKNYPLVIENLEQAVKLTRRRKEKNHYYFILGQLYVRQGQKNKAFEAFTQAMKRNTHYEFTFNAKLGQVHAYLADTSNKQNKKVTRTLKRMIADDKNSDNYDQIYYELGNIEVRNKNYQKAIHAYKKSAKLSTKNAYQKGLAYNKLGDVYFSPLNKFVLAEAYYDSAAAAFKSSGKANQESEKAEAIKKNLSDYVKYTKIIREKDSLIQFSLLPQKEQYAIIDAIIKKKEKELQKQEEKKNSGSNFIDPMRDDLPKTTFNTTGGTFYFDNPAVVAQGKAEFKRLWGDRVYGDNWKYSEGIKFEDFSSNANNDPNKNTNDPKNKPKNPLLMRETYLKNVPKNDAERNKMLAEVEEAMYQLGNTFYIGFNMPDSAQYTFENTLKRFPDTKYKPSIYFSLYGAYKKLNNPQKAEYYKNLLIQNYPDHEYTQLIMGKANKQVAFRDSMNQLYAQAIALYENKEFERTIALCDQVIRPNPKNEEIAKFHFLRAYAYKELDKPDSLIAEYRFIDRHFPKAPFIGQVRGLLATLEKNKENISKVTLEFDPEVKPTDKIVVFLYIDSKKNLNTAKIKIADFNSKFYSTSNLMVNDNIYNDTLSLIYISTFPDKRQAKQYAQQLKNDPSMKDFCNSTLNNVFVITNRNLNTLIYKPVPNDGIHKEYENGRNSLEVFIKFYQEYEQDN
- a CDS encoding SUMF1/EgtB/PvdO family nonheme iron enzyme is translated as MSLAAITTGCFKKKDNRTRVSQVTGQRFGEDTPFTVEKYQEQEAGPGLVFIPGATMHLGNSEQDIGYDMDARPRQVTVSSFYMDECEISNLDWKQFLYGLKDSIPAEDEKFKLYIPDTMVWFRELAFNDPYTKVYFQHPAYNLYPVVGITWLQTQEFCKWRTTIVNGKLAQDNPPTVTDPDAARYQRVVYPEYRLPTEAEWEYAARGGLYNELYPWEGHTTRRPKRGEWRANFYHGRGDYAGWHSEAADWTPRTTDDVYAIPTDTRWGEPNNYGLYNMAGNVAEWVQDTYRILTYEDADDLNPHRRNDRLDGDNRYVTSGEYFTATPSNLANVSRANSATLIGERTKVYRGGSWKDVAYYMTCGARRHEQDTSRSATIGFRCAMTRVGSSRISN
- a CDS encoding type IX secretion system membrane protein PorP/SprF, with translation MKKILLYLFSCSLFLSALGQDPQFSQFYAAKLYLNPAFAGSGVGPRATLIYRNQWPGLGKSYNTFSAAYDQTLLFGSSHKGGKRVKRILTHGVGGLITVDRAGEGNLESLDFSAIYSANFNLGGSNLLIGGQAGFAQKSIDFYLLTFGNQLDPRTGFNSSLPSGENLPPSRTITYTDFAGGIEWYNKYLYVGFSAHHLTQPNQSLLLYGQNAQLPMRLTGNIGGLFPINEKANIGFGGLYRKQGPFTQIDLGVYGNYKMLLLGSWYRLNDAVILLAGVKLGMFTVGYSYDITTSNMRGYGLGAHEISFNVEIEQTHKLKPKRFNKLPCPRF
- a CDS encoding CHAT domain-containing protein; this translates as MLSLCLWTINVQSQFSNTYNKTLLEAQKKLEIYDAQSAKQLCYKVQNTIKPNTSDYFLWHQILAKSEALAANYTTALEIWEKAHKDKNTPLYYYYKILWLKERGNYKQAYEEVYLWQQIEKRRNTADYITANLLLVELNLLLSNYTPIKPILQEIEKLTQDLYGTQHPVYYQVLAQLALYHKEMQEYKLSEQYFMQILPYYREENNIEYAYLTAQLSGMYAKIGSYDRAKEILQKAEERLQTTKYMPLSVFYTVLSQKVDIYQEVGKYDEVQKTLTYLEQKILQQSHNQHPLYALTLYRKAKYLFHTAQYIEAEEYAQQALNILTSQWDEYHIHVHELKALAANIALALGQSNTAKRILQSLISIQAEQLGYYHPLYLENIQFLARIYMQERNFSLAANLMEKAYHYAQQNAHLTASTRLRIYMDYQYLKSLSNPKEYSYTAWNSIEQELSFQQQHSQLALCYIQQAEIFLIAQKYDSAQHKVQQALLILQSSVTCNPTLLVQSYHILAKSYFYTKPDSALYCYQAALKHLFTLTQELFPYMNEHEQLYWYQKMYALLEEYQQFSVQHIDLQQQNHQYMVIFELYCKSILLRTHQKFRISVSNVQSQELKTYFQEWQHNKKLLIQGLFNFYQHLNVDSIQKQAAQIERYLRTHLNFETQRLFKLYTWQEVLNAIPDSSALWLTIRIPVKKDSLYYLHYLIEKKNLYPKYILQKNGNYIEQEVILKYKKYIKGVFDVQEQVYEHFWRPIQDALFNTTKIYYIPDGVFYQVNPNTLYDIEKEEYLLLSYDFYCINHIEDISTVIQTDDITSRTAVLFGYPDYAMEKMNTDSTRGYLLPLPGTKAEVENIKKLLQRQNWKVQVYLSQQATEDNLKKIHNPAILHIATHGFYIDNSKNKFLQKRIGISDSALYSIPLLRSGLMLAGAEKTLESSYHSSIDDGILLGYEAQHLNLENTELVVLSACETGLGSVMAGEGIFGLQRAFEMAGAKTVMTSLWNVNDNATQLLMTYFYSFWLNYRNKQTALKMAQIAVMKEYSYPYYWGAFVLVY
- a CDS encoding 3'-5' exonuclease; this translates as MIDKIDIEKVLFMDSETVPMTEKYENLPERFQKLWDKKTKNKRGEQSPEQYFEEQGGVLAEFGKIVCISVGIVKKNQQSGELELNLYSFYNEEEKKLLETFKKALDHRWSIGKVSYICAHNGKEFDFPYICRRMLINRIGIPLPFQIQGKKPWEITHLLDTMELWKFGDNKNFTSLDLLAAVFDIPTPKSEMDGSQVKGVYYQDKDLEKIATYCEKDVTTLVQVFLALRGENPIAEQNIIRHTKVNQTTS
- the hemL gene encoding glutamate-1-semialdehyde 2,1-aminomutase produces the protein MQISHSQELFQEAKKYIPGGVNSPVRAFKSVGGNPVFIKYAKGAYLFDEDGNSYIDLINSWGPMILGHAYPPIVEAVQQASTNSFSYGAPTRIEVEMAKLICELVPSIEKVRMVNSGTEATMSAIRAARGYTNRDKIIKFAGCYHGHGDSFLVDAGSGALTFGVPNSAGVTKGTAKDTISLPFNDLNAVKQAVAQNKGEIAAIILEPIVGNMGCVPAKKEFLQGLRELCTQEGIVLIFDEVMTGFRISLGGAQEYYGVQPDMTTLGKIIGGGLPVGAYGGKAEIMDCVAPVGKVYQAGTLSGNPIAMTAGYTTLRILADNPDLLNQLNKKAIAIGEGIKNNLKKLGLNYQFNQVNSMFTLFFTETPVTDLSTALTSDTQRFAQYFHYNLRNGIYLAPSQFEAMFVSCAISDEDIEKIIKVSYDALVHIHELKNVH